TGGGGCTCCAGTACCGCTCCTCGAAACCACCCCCCTCCTCCTCGGGACGCCGGATGTCGTACTTCTGCACGGCCATGGTGTCTGGCGCGCGGGTGGTCATGGCCCGCTCGAGCGAGGCGCGCAGGTTGCGCCCCCCTGTGGCGTCCGAATCGGCCGGGTTGTCGGGAAACACCTCGAACAAGGGACGGCCGAGGATGCCCTCGCGAGTCGTCAAGGTGGCACGCAGGTAGGCATCGTTCACCGCCACGGGGGTGAAGTCCGCGTCTGGGATGACCACCAGGAAGGGACTCGGGCTCTTCTCGAAGAGCAGCTGGAAGTCAGGCGGGGACGGCAGAGACATGGGAGTGGTGAAGCAGGTCAGGCGAGGAGTCGCGGGGAGGGGATTGCCCGGGCGAGATGGCTCGCCAGAGGCTGGCCGTCTGGCGGTACCTTCCGCCATGACCCCACTGTTCAACAGTGTGACTTCCCCGAGGCTTCTGCTCATCGGCTCGAATGCCAGGCACACAACCAGTTGGCCCGCGCGCGACACCAGGGACGTCCAGACGTTTCCTCACCCATCCGCTCGTCGAGCCATGGAAGATTCCAGCCCATGGACCAGAGCACGCGCGAGCACTTCACCCACCTGCACGGCACGGACGTCGAGTCCCGTGCGGCCTCCTTCCAGCACCTGCTGGAGCTCACACAACAGCCGGTGGATTGGGCGTATGAAGTCTGGGATGAGTTGCTGAAGCTCGTGCGAGAGGGCGACAACCACCAGCGGGCCATCGGGGTGCAATTGCTCAGCGGCCTGGCCAGGAGCGACCCCCAGCAGCGGATGTTGAAGGATCTCGATCAACTCATGGCCGTGACGAAGGATGAAAGGTTCGTCACGGCCCGGCATTCCCTTCAATCGCTCTGGCGGGTGGGGATCGCCAGCCCAGCCCTCCAGAAGAAAGTGGTGGACCGCTTGAGCCAGCGCTTCCGGGACTGCACCAGCGAGAAGAACGGGACGCTCATCCGCCATGACATCCTGGAGGTCTTCCGGAAGATCTACGACAGGGTGCAAGACGAGCAGCTCAAACAGCATGCCCTGGCGCTGATTGAAACCGAAGAAGACCCGAAGTACCGCAAGAAGTATTCGGGGCTCTGGAAGGACCTCGTCGCCAAGAAGCGTGGCGCGAAGGGATAGGGACAAGCACGTCTGGCGAAAAGACAATCTACAGCGTGAACACCTGCTCGGGAGGCGCGTCGCGCGCGTCCCACGGCCGCGAGTTGTAGGCGAGCGACTCGGCCAGACGCTCGGGCTTCTCCGCGCGCGGCGTCCTCATCAACTGGAGGAAGGCCTCGCGGTCCAGGCGCAGACGCGGGTTGGTGACGCGCTCATGGCCAATCGTGCTGAACGTGCGCCCGCCATAGTCATGCGCGGGAAACACGAGCGTGTCGTCGGGCAGCGACAGCAGGCGCTCCAGGCTCTCGTACTCGGCCTCGGGGTCGCCCGTGGGCAGGTCCGTGCGGCCCGTGGCGCCGATGAGCAGCGTGTCGCCCGTCAGCACCCGGTCGTCCAGCACCAGCACGAGCCCATCGGCCGTGTGACCCGGGCTCGCCCAGACCTTCACGCGCACGTCGCCCACCGCGAGCACGTCCCCCTCGCCGAGCGGCCGTTGCACCGCGTGCGCGGGCGCCCCCATGTGCACCGCGTTCATCATCCGCGCGAGCTCCCGCCCCCCGGACAGATGGTCCGCATGGGTATGGGTGTCCACCACGGCGATCAACTGCAGCCGATCCTTGCCCAACCGCCGCAGATAGCCCGGCACGAGCTCCAGCACCGGATCCACGATGATCGCCTCGCGCGTCCACGCGCTGGCGATGAGATACGTGCGACAACTGGCCCCGCCGTTCAGCTCCTCGAAGATGAGCCCCTTCACCCCAACCCCCGTCGTGCCGCGAGTGGTACCCGCGTCAAGCTAGCCACGGTCCAGGCCCCGGCGAGGTCCAGTGGCGTCCCGGACCCCCCAGACGCTCGGAAGTCGACGCTCCGGGGCGGGCATCAGCGGGCGGCGGTGGGCACGGCCGCGTTCAGGTGCGCGTGAAGTGTCTGGGTGCTGACATACAGGAACTGCGCGTCCCCGAAGGCCAGCCCGTCTCCATCGAGCAGCGCCTGCTCCTCGCCACCGAGCTGCACCGAGTTGACATAGGTGCCGTTCATCGAGCCCGCGTCGCGCAGGGTGCAGCCCCCATCCGCCTCGCTCCAGCGCAGCATGGCGTGCACCTTCGACACGGACGGGTCATGCACCACGACGGAGCAGCTCGCCTCCAGCCGGCCCACGGCGAAGACCTCGCCATCCTGCTTGGGGCGAAGGAAGAGCACCTGCAGGTGCTCGAAGCCCTGCAACATGGCCAGCAGCCGGTCCGTCAACCGCGAGCGGTGCGCCATGAACACCGTGCGCGAGCCACCCATCTGCTGGGCCACCATCTGGAACACGAGCGAGGGCGGCTGCTGGATGAGCGCCACGGGGCCGTGTTCGGCCACGAACGTCTCCACCTCCACCCGGGCCCGCGCCCGTAATTCCTTCACCGAGGGCATGGCGCGCCACGCTAGGCGCGCGCGCCGCGCGTGCCAAGAGCCTTGGCTCGGGTATGGTGCACCCCCACACCCTCCAGGCAGCCGTAGGAGAGCGCACTCATGGCGAAGGCGAAGTACGTGCTGGCAGTGGACCAGGGGACCACCGGGACCCATGTCTCCATCCTCGATGACAGACTCCGGGTGGTGGGGAGCTCCTACCGGGAGTTCCCCCAGCACTTCCCCAAGCCCTCGTGGGTGGAGCACGACCTGGACGAAATCTGGGCCACGGTGGAGCAGTGCATCCGCTCGGCCCTCAAGGACGCCAGGCTGTCGGGCAAGCAGATGGCCGCGGTGGGCATCACCAACCAGCGGGAAACGACCGGCCTCTGGGAGCGCGCGAGCGGCAAGCCCCTCTCACGCGCCATCGTGTGGCAGGACCGGCGCACGTCCGAGCACTGCGCCCGGCTGCGCGAGCAGGGCGAGGAGGCCCGCGTGCGCGAGACGACGGGCCTCGTGCTGGACCCGTACTTCTCCGCCACCAAGCTCTCCTGGCTGCTGGAGCACGTGAAGGGAGCGCGCAAGCGCGCCGAGAAGGGCGACGCGTGCTTTGGCACCATCGACACCTGGCTCGTCTACAAGATGACCGGGGGCCAGTCGCACGTCACGGACGTCACCAACGCCAGCCGCACCCTGCTCATGGACGTGAAGCGCCTGGCATGGGACGACTCGCTGCGCGCCCTCTTCGGCGTGCCGGCCGCGTGCCTGCCGGAGATCCGCGGCTCGGCGGAGTCCTATGGCACCACGCACGGCATGCGCTCGCTGCCCGACGGCATCCCCATCACCGGCATGGCGGGCGACCAGCAGTCGGCGCTCTTCGGCCAGGCGTGCTTCTCTCCCGGAGAGGCCAAGTGCACCTACGGCACGGGCGCCTTCCTGCTGATGAACACGGGCGACACGCCGGTGACGTCGAAGGCGGGGCTGCTCACCACGGTGGCGTGGAAGATTGGAGACCAGACGACGTACGCGCTCGAGGGCAGCTCCTTCATCGCCGGGGCCGCGGTGCAGTGGCTGCGCGACGGGCTCAAGGTCATCAAGAAGTCCTCGGACGTGGAGGCGCTCGCCTCGAGCGTGAAGGAGAGTGGCGACGTGGTGTTCGTCCCGGCGCTGGCGGGCCTGGGAGCGCCGCACTGGCGGCCCGAGGCGCGCGGCCTGTTCGCGGGCATGGACCGCTCCACCACGGTGGCGCACCTGGCGCGCGCGGCACTCGAGGGCGTGGCGATGCAGATTCATGACCTGGCCGAGGCGATGCGCCAGGACAGCGGCCGGCAGATTCCCGCCTTCAAGGTGGACGGGGGCGCGTCGGCCAACAACCTGATGATGCAGTTCCAGGCGGACATGCTGGGCACCGAGGTGGTGCGCCCCAAGGACCTGCAGACGACGACGCTCGGAGCGGCGTTCCTCGCGGGCCTGGGCGCGGGAGTGTGGAGCAGCACGGACGCCATCCGCCAGGCGTGGAAGGTGGGCAAGGTCTTCAAGCCGAAGATGAAGCCCGAGGTGCGCGAGAAGTACCTGACCAAGTGGCGGCGCGCGGTGGAGCGCGCCTGAGAGGAGAGAGAACACCATGGCCTACGACAAGACGCAGTTGAGCGCCGCGGAACTCGAGCGTTTCCTCGCCGAGCACACCGCGTGGAAGCAGGAGGGAGGGATGCTGCGGCGCACCTACGAGGCGCCGAGCTTCCTGGCGGGCATCGAGTTCGTGACCCGGGTGGCGAAGGCGGCCGAGGCGGCGGACCATCACCCGGACATCGACATCCGGTGGCGCAAGGTGACGCTGGCGCTGGTGACGCACGACGCGGGCGGGCTCACCTGGCGCGACACGAAGCTGGCGGCCGAGGCGGACACCCTGTTCGCCCAGGTGGCGTCCGCGAGCTGATGCGCGCGGGACTGCTCCTCGCGGGGGTGGTGCTGGCGGCGCCGGGGGCGTGGGCCCAGGACGACGTGCCCACGAGCACCCGGCCCGAGCGGCTGTACCTCAACTCGGGGGTGCTCATGGGCTCCTCGCGAGAGGTGGGGCTGGGCGGAGCCTACGTGGGCATCGCCGAGGGCGCGGTGGGCTTCGCGAGCAACCTGGCGGCGCTCGCGCACCGCTCCCCCCGCCTGGACAAGGAATGGGACGTGGGCGTCACCCTGTCCTGGATGGACCTGCCGCTGGCGGAGGCGCGCGGCAAGGATCTGGACAACGACGGCGCGCCCGACGACGCCCCGGAGACGTTGCAGCTCTTCGGTGCCGTCATGTTGCAGTACCACAACGTGGGTCTGGGCTTCTCGCTGCGCAACTACAGTGTGGGCTACTGCAACACGCCCGCGTGCGACCGGGATGATCTCATCCGCGTGTCGCAGCTCCACGCCTCGCTGGCGGGCGCGGTGGCGCTGGGCCGGGACGACTTCATCCTCGGCTTCGGCATCTACAGCGCACAGGCCATCTTCAATCACAAGGGCGAGGGTGACTGGTTCTACGGCAACACGGGCGTCGCGTTGGATCTGCTCTACCGGCCCCTCGGACGGCCCTACCGGCTGGGCCTGTCGGTGCGGCCGGAGCTGCGGGGAGCCTGGAAGCGCCAGGAGGGGCAGGAGCCCTTCATCGCGGGCCGGCAGATCTACTCGGCCGTGGTGTCCCCCTCGACGGTGTCCCTGGGCCTGAGCTGGCGCATGGGCGAGGGAGCCGAGCTGTACAACCGGCTCTCGCCCGCCGCGCGTCAGCAGATGCTGGAGGGCGACTACTTCGCCGAGGTGCCCCCCGAGCTCGACAGCCGGGCCGTCGAGGGACGATGGCTCTTCAGCGTGCAGGCGGACCTGCTCTCCCCGGTGGAGAACGCGGTGTCGGTGCACTCCTTCACGGCGCTCACCCCCGCCGAGCGCGTGGGTTCATCCGCCCTGGTGCAACCACGCGCGGGGGTGGAGTACGAGCCATTCCTCGGACGGCTGCGCCTGCGGATGGGGGCGTTCATCGAGCCCTCGCCCTTCGAGGGCCGCTCGCCCCGACCGCACCTCACCGGAGGCTTCGAGCTGTTCCTCTTCCGCTATCTGGATGACTGGGCGGTGACGGCCTCCTTCGACCTGTCCCGGCGCTATTCCGACTTCGGCATCTCCGTGGGCTTCTGGCGCTGAGCCCATTCCGGGCTCGAGGGCTCAACCCCGGCGGCCTGGACGACGCCTCGCGGCCTGACGGCCTCCGGGCAACTGCCGTCCCGCGTCTTCCAGGTGGGCGGAGCGCAGGGGCCGCGCCGCGTGGGTCTCGACGCCATTGGCATCCTCGGGCAGCGGCCGATCCTCCTCCCGCCGGAGCGGGGGAGCACCGAGCAGCCGGGGATCCGGCTGCCAGTTGAAGAGCAGGATGGCGATCAACACCATCATCACCACCGTGCGCCGCAGGGACGCGGATTCCTGGAAGAGTGGATGTGGAGTCATCAGCCTCCCAACAACCGCCGGGGAAGATCTCAGCCCGCCTGCTTCAGGAACAGCGCCAGTTTCTCGTAGGCCACCGCCAGCGCGGGAATGGGGGCGCTCTCGTTGGCCTGGTGGGCCTGGGCCGTCTCGCCCGGCCCGAAGTTCACCGCGTCCACGCCCAGCTCGGAGAAGCGCGCCACGTCCGTCCACGCCTGCTTCGACGCCGCCGGCAGGCCCGTGAGCGCCATCAACCGCTGGAAGAGCACGTTGTCCGCGCACACCCGACCGCTCGGCGCCAGGTCGATGAACTCCAGCTCCGCCGCGTCGCCCACCAGCTCGCGCACGTCCTCCTGCGCCCGGGCCACCGACTTGCCCGGCGCGAAGCGGTAGTTGAGGTTGAGCTCGAAG
Above is a window of Cystobacter fuscus DNA encoding:
- a CDS encoding MBL fold metallo-hydrolase, which translates into the protein MKGLIFEELNGGASCRTYLIASAWTREAIIVDPVLELVPGYLRRLGKDRLQLIAVVDTHTHADHLSGGRELARMMNAVHMGAPAHAVQRPLGEGDVLAVGDVRVKVWASPGHTADGLVLVLDDRVLTGDTLLIGATGRTDLPTGDPEAEYESLERLLSLPDDTLVFPAHDYGGRTFSTIGHERVTNPRLRLDREAFLQLMRTPRAEKPERLAESLAYNSRPWDARDAPPEQVFTL
- a CDS encoding FHA domain-containing protein — its product is MPSVKELRARARVEVETFVAEHGPVALIQQPPSLVFQMVAQQMGGSRTVFMAHRSRLTDRLLAMLQGFEHLQVLFLRPKQDGEVFAVGRLEASCSVVVHDPSVSKVHAMLRWSEADGGCTLRDAGSMNGTYVNSVQLGGEEQALLDGDGLAFGDAQFLYVSTQTLHAHLNAAVPTAAR
- the glpK gene encoding glycerol kinase GlpK, with amino-acid sequence MAKAKYVLAVDQGTTGTHVSILDDRLRVVGSSYREFPQHFPKPSWVEHDLDEIWATVEQCIRSALKDARLSGKQMAAVGITNQRETTGLWERASGKPLSRAIVWQDRRTSEHCARLREQGEEARVRETTGLVLDPYFSATKLSWLLEHVKGARKRAEKGDACFGTIDTWLVYKMTGGQSHVTDVTNASRTLLMDVKRLAWDDSLRALFGVPAACLPEIRGSAESYGTTHGMRSLPDGIPITGMAGDQQSALFGQACFSPGEAKCTYGTGAFLLMNTGDTPVTSKAGLLTTVAWKIGDQTTYALEGSSFIAGAAVQWLRDGLKVIKKSSDVEALASSVKESGDVVFVPALAGLGAPHWRPEARGLFAGMDRSTTVAHLARAALEGVAMQIHDLAEAMRQDSGRQIPAFKVDGGASANNLMMQFQADMLGTEVVRPKDLQTTTLGAAFLAGLGAGVWSSTDAIRQAWKVGKVFKPKMKPEVREKYLTKWRRAVERA
- a CDS encoding 4a-hydroxytetrahydrobiopterin dehydratase, which translates into the protein MAYDKTQLSAAELERFLAEHTAWKQEGGMLRRTYEAPSFLAGIEFVTRVAKAAEAADHHPDIDIRWRKVTLALVTHDAGGLTWRDTKLAAEADTLFAQVASAS